A portion of the Nitratidesulfovibrio termitidis HI1 genome contains these proteins:
- a CDS encoding ATP-binding protein, translating into MKTTRNILEIDEERCDGCGACVLDCAEGAIAIVDGKAKIVSDSFCDGLGACLGSCPQGALRIIQRDAVPFDEEAAMEHVRTRDGAQPRSGDHHSAHGRPDGHGVHGHYGQARQAGHGSGHGSGHGGGHGGGHGGCPGSMIRSFAKSEGPMFGVAEGPVSGPGHWPLKIRLVPPTAPYLKDADVLVAADCAAAASPLFHSHFAKGKVVLIGCPKFDDTDAYAQRLAEILATSGIRSMTVLRMEVPCCRGLTAALAKARELSGTTVPLNEMVMTCQGAPAPTPLA; encoded by the coding sequence ATGAAGACCACCCGGAACATCCTGGAAATCGACGAGGAACGCTGCGACGGCTGCGGCGCCTGCGTGCTGGACTGCGCCGAAGGCGCCATCGCCATCGTGGACGGCAAGGCCAAGATCGTGTCCGACAGCTTTTGCGACGGCCTTGGCGCGTGCCTTGGCAGCTGTCCGCAGGGCGCGCTGCGCATCATCCAGCGCGATGCGGTGCCCTTCGACGAGGAAGCGGCCATGGAGCACGTGCGCACGCGCGACGGCGCGCAGCCCCGTAGCGGCGACCATCATTCCGCCCATGGCAGGCCCGACGGGCACGGCGTGCACGGCCACTACGGCCAGGCGCGCCAGGCCGGGCACGGGTCCGGGCACGGGTCCGGCCACGGCGGCGGCCACGGCGGCGGCCACGGCGGCTGTCCCGGCTCCATGATCCGCAGCTTCGCCAAGTCCGAGGGCCCCATGTTCGGGGTGGCGGAAGGCCCTGTTTCCGGCCCCGGCCACTGGCCGCTGAAGATCCGCCTGGTGCCGCCCACGGCCCCCTACCTGAAGGACGCCGACGTGCTGGTGGCGGCGGACTGCGCGGCGGCGGCATCGCCCCTGTTCCACAGCCACTTCGCCAAGGGCAAGGTGGTGCTCATCGGCTGCCCCAAGTTCGACGACACCGACGCCTACGCCCAGCGGCTGGCAGAAATACTGGCCACCAGCGGCATCCGGTCCATGACCGTGCTGCGCATGGAAGTGCCCTGCTGCCGAGGCCTTACCGCCGCGCTGGCCAAGGCCCGCGAATTGTCCGGCACCACCGTGCCGCTGAACGAAATGGTCATGACGTGCCAGGGCGCGCCAGCGCCCACACCGCTCGCTTGA
- the ercA gene encoding alcohol dehydrogenase-like regulatory protein ErcA: MNDYELRKFVAPEFVFGYGAAGLAGRHARNLGASRCLVVSDQGVAAAGHTEAVARTLRDEGIACATFLGVSENPRDTEVMQGSEMFRAEGCDAIVAVGGGSPMDCAKGIGIVVANGGHILNYEGVDAIPKPMPPLVCVPTTAGSSADVSQFAIIRDTPRKLKIAIVSKANVPDVALVDPLTTLTKPRGLTAATGLDALTHAVEAYASNAHSPVTDMFALEAIRGIGTALFDVLEDLGNRDARARMALGSMNAGLAFSNAILGAVHALSHSLGGLLDLPHGECNALLLPFVVRRNYVAAPQRYRRVADALGVADALAAPDDAVRDALFVRLGEMRRKAGFDKGLAQYGVTRDQLAELARLALEDPCLSTNPVPLDARELEELYAEAL; encoded by the coding sequence ATGAACGACTACGAACTGCGCAAATTCGTCGCGCCGGAATTCGTGTTCGGGTACGGCGCGGCCGGTCTGGCCGGGCGGCATGCCCGCAATCTTGGCGCATCACGTTGCCTCGTGGTGTCCGACCAGGGCGTGGCGGCTGCCGGGCACACCGAGGCGGTGGCCCGCACCCTGCGCGACGAAGGCATCGCCTGCGCGACCTTTCTGGGGGTTTCGGAAAACCCCCGCGATACCGAAGTGATGCAGGGCAGCGAGATGTTCCGCGCCGAAGGGTGCGACGCCATCGTTGCCGTGGGCGGCGGCAGTCCCATGGACTGCGCCAAGGGCATCGGCATCGTGGTGGCCAACGGCGGGCACATCCTGAATTACGAAGGGGTGGACGCCATCCCCAAGCCCATGCCGCCGCTGGTCTGCGTGCCCACCACGGCGGGCAGTTCCGCCGACGTCTCGCAGTTCGCCATCATCCGCGACACCCCGCGCAAGCTGAAAATCGCCATCGTCAGCAAGGCCAACGTGCCTGACGTGGCCCTGGTGGACCCGCTGACCACCCTGACCAAGCCGCGCGGCCTCACCGCCGCCACCGGGCTCGACGCCCTGACCCACGCCGTGGAGGCCTACGCCTCCAATGCGCACTCCCCCGTCACCGACATGTTCGCCCTGGAGGCCATCCGGGGCATCGGAACGGCCCTGTTCGACGTGCTGGAGGACCTTGGCAACCGCGATGCCAGGGCACGCATGGCCCTTGGCAGCATGAACGCGGGGCTGGCCTTTTCCAACGCCATCCTGGGGGCGGTGCACGCCCTGTCGCACAGTCTGGGTGGTCTGCTGGACCTGCCCCACGGCGAATGCAACGCCCTGCTGCTGCCCTTCGTGGTGCGCCGCAACTACGTGGCCGCGCCGCAGCGCTACCGCCGCGTGGCCGATGCGCTGGGCGTGGCCGATGCCCTTGCCGCCCCGGACGACGCAGTGCGCGACGCCCTGTTCGTCCGCCTTGGCGAGATGCGCCGCAAGGCCGGGTTCGACAAGGGGCTTGCCCAGTACGGGGTCACCCGTGACCAGTTGGCGGAACTGGCGCGCCTGGCCCTGGAGGACCCCTGCCTTTCCACCAACCCGGTCCCGCTCGACGCGCGCGAACTGGAAGAACTGTATGCCGAAGCGCTCTGA
- a CDS encoding PAS domain-containing sensor histidine kinase — MPKRSDDLREKLIGLGQASTRKSYYPELKERLQQLELFRALLESAGDGVLLLAAQTLVVLDANGAACRFAGLPWEALTGRPLAVAFPELAGWKPRLAGNAEGTAPQDGPRSGAWHMADAAPPAGGEERRLIRQPSHGADLWLELALKRHDIGGVPYVSCIARDVSERLRAEAELRESERKYRALFEAANDAIFLIRDGLVRDANRRACELFGRPLDQLTSMAPRDLSPPEQPRSGETRLIEGVRLANALAGEPQFFEWTHLRADGTPFDCEISLSRFTLRGEPWLIAIIRDVTEQKKLREIMVQTEKMMSVGGVAAGMAHEINNPLSAITQSAQNLQRRLTPGVPDNEAAALMAGVDLERVQQYFELRGLVRLVSNIREACGRAADIVRHMLDFARRSDAERAECDLAVLLDRAVELAENDYDLKKRHDFRNIHIVRDYAPGTPMTECAATEIEQVLFNLLKNASQAISQKIYPQDEAPRITLRVGAQCRAPGLPDGIGGTGGVRGAGSFGEAGAPVGGAARTEYVCVQVEDNGPGMDERTRGRVFEPFYTTKPPGEGTGLGLSVSYFIISRNHGGHIMVESQPGQWCRFTVLLPAVHHDA; from the coding sequence ATGCCGAAGCGCTCTGACGACCTGCGGGAAAAACTCATCGGGCTCGGGCAGGCCTCCACGCGCAAGAGCTACTACCCGGAACTGAAAGAACGGCTCCAGCAACTGGAGCTGTTCCGCGCCCTGCTGGAAAGCGCGGGCGACGGCGTGCTGCTGCTGGCCGCCCAGACCCTGGTGGTGCTGGACGCCAACGGCGCTGCCTGCCGCTTCGCCGGACTGCCGTGGGAAGCCCTGACCGGTCGCCCGCTGGCGGTGGCGTTTCCCGAACTGGCCGGGTGGAAACCGCGCCTCGCGGGCAACGCCGAAGGCACGGCCCCGCAGGACGGCCCACGCTCCGGCGCCTGGCACATGGCCGACGCCGCACCACCGGCGGGCGGCGAAGAACGCCGCCTGATCCGCCAGCCCTCGCACGGGGCCGATCTGTGGCTGGAACTGGCCCTGAAGCGCCACGACATAGGCGGGGTGCCCTATGTCTCGTGCATTGCCCGCGACGTGTCGGAACGGCTGCGCGCCGAAGCGGAACTGCGCGAGAGCGAACGCAAGTACCGCGCGCTGTTCGAGGCGGCCAACGACGCCATCTTCCTGATCCGGGACGGCCTGGTGCGCGACGCCAACCGCAGGGCCTGCGAACTGTTCGGCAGGCCCCTGGACCAGTTGACCTCCATGGCCCCGCGCGACCTTTCGCCACCCGAGCAGCCCCGCTCCGGAGAAACCCGCCTGATCGAGGGCGTCCGCCTGGCCAACGCCCTGGCCGGAGAACCGCAATTCTTCGAATGGACGCATCTGCGTGCGGACGGCACCCCCTTCGACTGCGAGATTTCCCTCAGTCGCTTCACCCTGCGGGGCGAACCGTGGCTCATCGCCATCATCCGCGACGTGACCGAGCAGAAAAAGCTGCGCGAAATCATGGTCCAGACGGAAAAGATGATGTCGGTGGGGGGTGTGGCCGCGGGCATGGCGCACGAAATCAACAACCCCCTCTCGGCCATCACCCAGTCGGCGCAGAACCTGCAACGCCGCCTGACGCCCGGCGTGCCGGACAACGAGGCCGCCGCCCTGATGGCGGGCGTGGACCTGGAACGGGTGCAGCAGTACTTCGAGTTGCGCGGGCTGGTCAGGCTGGTGTCCAACATCCGCGAGGCCTGCGGCCGCGCGGCGGACATCGTGCGGCACATGCTGGATTTTGCGCGGCGCAGCGACGCCGAACGCGCCGAATGCGACCTTGCCGTGCTGCTGGACCGGGCCGTGGAACTGGCCGAGAACGATTACGACCTCAAGAAACGCCACGATTTCCGCAACATCCATATCGTCCGCGACTACGCGCCCGGCACGCCCATGACGGAATGCGCCGCCACCGAGATCGAACAGGTGCTGTTCAACCTGCTGAAAAACGCCTCGCAGGCCATTTCGCAAAAGATCTACCCGCAGGACGAGGCACCGCGCATCACCTTGCGCGTAGGCGCGCAGTGCCGCGCGCCGGGCCTGCCCGATGGTATCGGCGGCACGGGCGGCGTTCGGGGGGCAGGGAGCTTCGGCGAAGCCGGGGCACCGGTCGGCGGGGCAGCCCGCACGGAATACGTGTGCGTACAGGTGGAAGACAACGGCCCGGGCATGGACGAGCGGACGCGGGGGCGGGTGTTCGAGCCGTTCTACACCACCAAGCCACCGGGCGAAGGCACGGGGCTGGGCCTTTCGGTGTCGTACTTCATCATCAGCCGCAACCACGGCGGGCACATCATGGTGGAATCGCAGCCGGGGCAGTGGTGTCGCTTCACGGTGCTGCTGCCTGCCGTGCACCACGACGCCTGA